The Acinonyx jubatus isolate Ajub_Pintada_27869175 chromosome A2, VMU_Ajub_asm_v1.0, whole genome shotgun sequence genomic sequence CCAAACAGAAGACAGTGCAGAGTTATATATATAGATActgtgtttgtttatatatatgtacttgGTGGggatatattgaatatatttaatttacacTGTACCacactgtcaaaaaataaaatgtatattaaaaaaaaaaagaaaagacaaaaagcgATAAGAAATgattatttacacatttttcttccttcctctagaTCCTGGAGGATTCTGAGTTCCTTTGAAAGTCAAGCTAGCCACGTGTTCGGAAACTGGACTCTCACAGGCCCGCTTGTGCACATGTACACGCAATGCATAGATATGTACACGCGCATATGCACCTTGAAAGAATGCTCTCCGTAGCAGAAgcagccacttaaaaaaaaaaaaaaagaaaaggaaaggaagaaaaaaacaaacagaaaggaagaaaataccaaCTCCCCTCTCGGGAGCCCTGTGCCCGCCCAGAGGCAGCAGACCTCTGCCATTTCTGGGGCCCACGTGAGCGAGCGCCTGGCGTGGCTGATGGAGCCACAGGAGACTCCCTGGGCCTGGAGGGACGAGGGGCCTCTGGCCAGAGGCTGGGCCAGGGGTCCCCAAAGTGGTGCCTGGAGGCGAGAGAGCTGGCTCTGGCAGTGGGCGGCTGGATAGGGGACAGCGACACGACAGAGATGAAGCATACACAGAGGTGCTGGCCAGGCCTTggcgaggagggggagggggaggaggaggaggaggaggaggagggggaggaggaggaaggggggaagatgaggagggagaggagggggtggagggggaggagaaggggaaggaggaggaagaggaggagggggaaaaggagggaaggcaggaggaggggagcctggtgaggctggggcctgggctgCCCATCACCAAGGGCCCGCTTCCCAGGGCGCTCCTGCGGGGGGGCCCCTGTGCTCCCCCCAGCCCGGGGCAGGGCAAGGGGGGCTACATACCCTCCTGCTGTCCTCACCAAGCCCACACAAACAAAGTGGcagaactcacagaccaagtAGGAGCTATTTATTCGGTTCACAGTCGTGTGAAATGCAGCAATAAAAATCTTTGGACTTTAGcaagttgttttaattttttttttcttcttctgaaattaaaaaataaaagtgtccgATGTCCCACCATGGAGCTTAGGGGATTAAAAAAGATGAAACCCTAAGCAGCCCCCcttcgcaaaaaaaaaaaaaatcataaaattagcATAATctcataaacacagaaaaactcaaaaaaatattttatagtcagatattttggattttacaccacctgtaaattatatatacatagaatattgCAGAACCGTAGCGAATACACAATATTTTCACTATTAATGCTGGTATAATCTTTATACACTGGCcctttatgattttaaattattgcaTTGTTTAGCGTGGACTGAGACTGGACTCGCGCCCGCCCACCCTACTCGCTGTCCGACTTGCCCTCCTTGGCCGTGGTCGAGTGGTTGTACAGGCCCTGTGCCATGAGGTGCACGGCCAGCGTGTTCTTGTTGCCCGTGGCCTTCTTGATCTTGGCGCGCTTGTTCTGGAACCAAATCTTGATCTGCGACTCGTTGAGGCTGAGCTCCTGCGCCAGGCTCTGGCGTCGCTGCTCCGTCAGGTACCTGTTGGTCTGGAACTCGGCCTTGAGCCTCTGCAGCTGCTCGGCCGTGAAGGCCGTGCGCGGCCTCTTGTCCTCTTTGTTGGGGTTCTTCTTCTTTGGTTTGCGAGACCTGGGACCTGGGCAGGCACGGTGGACAGAGAACAGGGTTAGGACGTCTCGGGGCCTGTCTGCCCCCTCAGTGAGCCAGAGGGACAAAGAGATGAGGGACGAAAGTACCCAGTCCCAGAGGGACTTGGGGACCGGGCTCGGACCCACACAGCCTCCaggacccgccccccccccccccccccccccccccccccgacaaagTGAGAAGATAGGCTGAAAAAAGTGTAagtgtgagggagggagtgggggtaAAGGACAGGCTTAGTGGAAGGGTCGCCAGGGGCGCTCAGCTGGCTCAGCCGGGGgtgcacgtgactcttgatccctGGGTCCTGAGTTCAACCCCATATgtggcatagagtttacttaaaaacaaacaaacaaacaaacaaacaaaaaggtctCCAAGGAAAACTCCTGCAAGAAAGCAAAAATCCAAAACTTCCTAGCACGactttttctatccctttctgAGGTTCTATCCAGGAGTGaggacagagtgcaggcaggtgCCAAGAGAGGGGCCACGAAgaaaggctgggggaggggcagtcagAGCAGCAGGAAGAGGAGCCCAGGGGACAGTGACAGGATTCCCACGAGATGCCCACAGGGGGTACCCCTGAGGTGCTAGGGGCCTGAGAAGCCAGGAGGCCACAGAGTCTGGAGAACAGGAGGAACCCCCGGGCTGCCTCCACCTTAGCCCCCTTTCGGTCACCCCTAACTGGGCCTGTGGGCCCAagttcattgtttcttttctggaAGAGAGGGGGCACACGCACTGAGCCactcgacccccccccccccaccgctcaAGTCTCCCAGTGCAGGAGAGGGGACCCGGCTCCCCCAGACTGGGGCTGCCTCACTGGAGGCCACAGGGGAGCCCAGCCGACCTCGTGCAGAGGGTTCGGGCTTCTGACCGCCACGCGGGTCTCCTGCCGCTGGGACCCCCTCCCCGCACCACTTGAGGTTGGTTTGGGGCAGTGCAAGGTTTCTCGGACCGGCCATCTGAAAAGGCCCTTGTGAGGGGAGCGCTCACAAGGAGGACCCAgcgctttctttttgtttctgttcaaGAAGTTCGGCCCCACGAGGGTGTGCTTGAAGGCCGAGGCCGCAAAGGCTGTTGGGGAGAGGGTCCGGGCCGCACGTATGGGCTTCTTGGTGCGTGAAGGGAACTACCTTTGGGGAGCACCAGCCGCGGCCCCTTCCCAGACGCCCGCGGCGGGAGGCTGGACGCCCTGCCGGCTCCCTCGAGCCGCCGGAACCCCCGGGTCCCCGCCTGCGCCCACATGCCCGTCCCGCGGGGCCAGGGGACAGCCCTGCCACCCCGcgccgcggcggcggcggagggaTCCCGCCGGGAGGTTTCCGATCGCACAGTCCCGACCCCGGAGGGTGGAGAGCGCGCCCGGGCCCCAGAGAGCAGCGGCGCCGAGGCCCGAGGACGCGGCCGTGCGCTCCGGGAGAGGCAAACTCGGACAGAGGCCGCCGCGGCGCGGGAGAGGGGGCGCCAAGGGCCGTTCGGCTCAAAGCCCCGGCCTTCTAGAATCTAGAGCAAACCCACACTcacccccgcgcccccgcccgcgTCCAGCGCGCGCACACCCACCGTGGCCGCCGCGCGCTCGCCCAGGACGCCGGTTCCGCGCGGGCCGCCGGGCTTTGATCGGGAGGCTGCGGGGGCGCCCGCGAGGGGCTCGGCGAAGGCTCGGAGAGGCCTCGCGAGGCCCCTCACCTGCTGGGGCCGACCGCGGCCCCCTGCGCCAGGAGCCGGCGGTTGTCCGTCTCCACCGTCCCAGGGAAGCACGCCCCCCACCCTCCAAACTCCTCCGGTGCTGGGGATCTTGTACACGCGAACCAGCCGGTAAAAACATACACACCATTGTGCGGGAAGGAAATCTCCCTAAAATCAGAATGTTTCGTtctctctttgattttctttcaaaacGTAAACACTTTAAAGAGTCGCAGAGACAGAACCAAAGCTCGGCAAGAAAACTCTCTGCGTTGCTTCTTTGTAAAAGGCCAAGAAACACCAATGCTACCttatgggttttgttgttgttgtttcgttttgttttgttttgagtgcAAGACGACCAGCGACTGGGGCCCGGCAGGGCTGCGGGGCTCCCGCGGGCCAGCGGGGCCTGGGGCGGCCGCGACTCGGTCGCTGCACAAAGCGGGGCCGAGACACCTCGCCGGCCGCTTTGTGAGcctatatgttaattaaatattaacaaaGGAGGGAGGCGAGAACAATGGAGCAAATTTCAGGTCTAGCCAGAGAAATTTGGATTTCATCAGAAATAGGCACACACATTTCTGCGGGAAGGCGGCCAAGGGGTGACTCGGTTGTGCGGTGATCTGGGTAAaccacccccctcaaaaacagttgagggtgaggggggcagaggggtcCTGTCTGGGCTACCAGCTCAGGGACAAATGGAGTCCGTCCTAATGGCGGTTTGCAAGCCGAGCACCGCATTTCATGCAACTGATGATTTCCACAAGGACGCGGATGTAGCTTTTCAAAATCCAGATCTATGAAAAATACACTCAGCACCTCTGCACACACCCGCGGGCCCCTCCACCGCACTCCCCGCCGAAATCTGCTTCTTTCCTGCCTGGGAGCTGCCCCACGAAACCTCTGGGAGCAGGTCCTTTATTTGGGGGACTGCAGGCCTCCCTCCGTCTCCAGGCAGCGATCAAGATGGGTGCCGAGCTCCCTCACCGTGTGCTCGGGCAACTGAAACCGGGCGAAGAGCGCCTCTGTGTCCGTCCCGGTCTCTGTCCCCCGCTCCTCCCTCCTCAGCCCAGGCCCAAGGGTGGAAGGAAGAGCCGGGAGCCTTGCTCTTTCTTCCCTGGCTTCGTCTGGGATAACTGGGTCGCAGGGCGAGTCTAGGTCTGAGGTGGGCTGCACATGGGTCCTGGGTCTGGACTGAGTTGGAAGGACGGAGAAGGGGTTAAGAGTGCAAGCTTCTAGGCCAGCCCTGCGGCCACCCCTAGTCTTCCCGAATAAACTCCAgccggggaggggtgggtaggGACTCCGAGGAGTGGccccaaggagagagagagagagagagagagagagagggagaaaggtcCTGTCTCCTCCGCTTGTCTAAGAAATCGATCGTGCCCCTTCTCCCGGCCGCTGCCCGGTCCGGCGTCAGCCACGCACAATGTCCCCGCTTGTGCGTCTTTGTGTGTGtcggggacgggggggggggggtgtcccggTGTCTTCTCCCCCTGGGGAAGTTCCCGCGCCAGCGCCGCCCCGCAACCCCGCGGGCCTCCCCGCGGCGGGCTCACCTGAAGACGGCCGGTCGGAGTAGCGCGTGCAGTAGACCCAGGCCGGCCAAAGCATGGGCTGCGCGCCCAGGTTGGCGCTGGCCTGCGAGCTGTCCGAGTCCGAGCTCACCGACAGGTCGCCGCCGCCCAAGCCGCGGGCCTTGAGCGCCCCGTCCAGGGGGCCCCCGGCGTCGCCGCCTTTCTTGGCGCCGCCGTGCAGCGAGAGCGCCTTGGAGCCGCCTTCCCCGTCGCCCGGAgagtcgccgccgccgccgggaaGCGGCCCGCCCGCCCCGGGCGCCCCTGGCGCGTTCTGCCGGGCCTCCCGGCCCGACCCCAGGAGCTGCTCGGCGCCGCCCGCGCCACCGCCTCCTCCTTccgcgccgcccgcgccgcctTCGCCGCCGGCTCCAccgcctcttcctcctcccgcGCCGGCACAGCACGTCCCCGCGTCCTTTCTGCGGCCGAACTCGGGCCGCAGGATGTTGTCGATGAAGAAGTTGGTGATGCGGTGCGGGTGCTGGTGGTTGCCCGGCGCCTGCAGGACCGCGGGCAGCATCAGAGCCCGCCGGCGGCCAGTGTCCGCGTCGCCCGGGctgccaccgccgccgccgccgccaccac encodes the following:
- the EN2 gene encoding homeobox protein engrailed-2; translated protein: MEENDPKPIEAAAAAAEGQRQPESSPGGGSGGGGGGGGGSPGDADTGRRRALMLPAVLQAPGNHQHPHRITNFFIDNILRPEFGRRKDAGTCCAGAGGGRGGGAGGEGGAGGAEGGGGGAGGAEQLLGSGREARQNAPGAPGAGGPLPGGGGDSPGDGEGGSKALSLHGGAKKGGDAGGPLDGALKARGLGGGDLSVSSDSDSSQASANLGAQPMLWPAWVYCTRYSDRPSSGPRSRKPKKKNPNKEDKRPRTAFTAEQLQRLKAEFQTNRYLTEQRRQSLAQELSLNESQIKIWFQNKRAKIKKATGNKNTLAVHLMAQGLYNHSTTAKEGKSDSE